TGATTTTATAGTATAGAGTATAGATGTAAAACTTCTGCTAGAATTCCAGTTAGCCCTTGCCCGTCAATTCTTAAATAATTTATAGTTTTTCCCTAGGGACAACAACCTCCATTCAACTTGGCAACTCTTTCCAGAATATGAGGGCTAAATTTCCCTTCCTTTCCATAAAGCATCACTCATGAAACTACCTTGTTATAGTTGTTTTTCCAACTCCTCCAGAGTTATCTTGCTAGTGGTATCATCGCCGTCACTGAGAATAACAACGGCATTGATGGCATTGGGTTTAACATTTTGGCGCAACCAGTTTCTGGCAAACAGGGCCCTATCATATAGACTAGTACCCCCATGTGCCTTCAAACCACTAATATAGGCAATCCCCTTATTTTTGCTTTCTGATGTGC
This is a stretch of genomic DNA from Geminocystis sp. M7585_C2015_104. It encodes these proteins:
- a CDS encoding VWA domain-containing protein; translated protein: TSESKNKGIAYISGLKAHGGTSLYDRALFARNWLRQNVKPNAINAVVILSDGDDTTSKITLEELEKQL